A stretch of DNA from Gemmatimonadales bacterium:
GGTGGACATGGTGGTGCTGGCGACCGGTCTCGAGCCCCGGGCCGACGCCGAGGAGGTGCGGCGGATGTTCAACATCACCTGCGCCTCGGGCGGCTGGTTCACGGAGCGCCATCCCAAGCTCGCCCCCGTGTCGACCTTCACCGACGGCATCTGGATCGCCGGCGCGTGCCAGGGACCGAAGGACATCCCCGACACGGTCGCCCAGGCCGGCGCCGCGGCGGGCGAGGCCCTCTCGCTGATCAACGCGGGGCACATCGAGCTGGAGCCCAACACGGCGTACATCGTCGAGGAGGACTGCTCGGGCTGCAAGACCTGCGTGGCGATGTGCCCGTACAGCGCGATCGGCTTCGACGAGGAGAAGAACGTGGCGCGGGTCAACGAGGTGCTGTGCAAGGGCTGCGGCACCTGCGTGTCGGTCTGTCCCTCGGGCTCGGCGCGGCAGCACATGTTCGAGGACGAGGAGATCTACGACGAGATCGGGGGAGTGCTGGCATATGCCTGAGACGACCAAGGAAACGGCCGCAGGGGCGACGGCGGTTCAGGAGCGGTTCGAGCCCAGGATCGTGGCCTTCTTCTGCAACTGGTGCACGTACCTGGCGGCCGATCTCGCGGGCACGACCCGGCTCAAGTACGCGCCGAACGTGCGGGTGGTGCGCGTGATGTGCTCCGGGCGGATCGACCCGCAGTTCGTGCTCGAGGCGTTCGCCAAGGGCGCGGACGGCGTGCTGATCGGCGGGTGCCATCCCGGCGACTGCCACTA
This window harbors:
- a CDS encoding hydrogenase iron-sulfur subunit — translated: MPETTKETAAGATAVQERFEPRIVAFFCNWCTYLAADLAGTTRLKYAPNVRVVRVMCSGRIDPQFVLEAFAKGADGVLIGGCHPGDCHYESGNYKQLRRYSLLHRMLMELGIEKDRFRLEWISASEAEPLKTVVNDMVEKVRELGPLNLVIPSERVPEHAEEALVP